The Barnesiella propionica nucleotide sequence GGATTTGTCACGGAAGGCAATTTCGTATCGGTCAAAGGTATTTCTTCCGGATTATATATATTGAAGATCAGTACTCAGAATGATATTAAGATTACAAAATTACTTATTAAATAATTAGTATTTACAAGCCGTCTCAAGTGTTCTTATAAAATACTTGAGACGGATCATTAAAGAAATGCCATGAAAAATAATTACTTTAAAATAATAATATTCTTGTTGTTTTCAGCCGTGCCTTTCTGGAGTAACGGAACAATTCTCATAGGTGGCGTGGAACGACAAGTCGATACGTTGGAATACAGGCAGATAGGTCCTGGAACTGTTTATACCCGGATGAATTTCCCTGAAATACCGTTGAATGTATATACACTTACGATGGATATGGGAAATGATTATAATATAATTGAAACCTTTCAAGGCGGAGAAAGGGCCGGTAAAACCGAAGCTATGACAAGCGCATATAATCGTTTGTCTTCTCCTGGACATCAGTCATTAGGATCAGTAAATGCCAATTTCTGGATTGTTCCTACACAAGGTATGGATGAGATTCTGGGGGTACCGCATAGTGGGTGTATACGGAATGGAATCATGGTTTCTGACCCGAACGAATGGCAACGGGAGTTAGGAAATGTCGGGTTTACCGTGATGGATAAAGATAAAAAAGCCTGGATCGAAAATTTGGAATTTGAGGGACGGGTAATGATAGAAAATGTCGGAAACTATAATATTTCGGAAATAAATCGTGTCAGAAAAACGGACGAGCTTGTTTTTTTCAATGAATATTTAGGACAGGATGTAACTCGTACCGATGATAATGGAACAGAAGTCTTTATAAAACTGGCCGACGGAGAATCCTGGGGTGTAAATAAAGACGTAACATGTGTAGTAACGCGCATTATAAAAGATAAAGGAGCGAATGCTCTTGAACCCGGCGAATGCTGTCTTTCCGGCAATGGAAGAGCGAAAGTTTTTCTGGAAAATCTATCGGTTGGAAATACTCTTAAAATCAATATGGATATTTTTACGACCGAGGGAGGTATCAGGCCTGATATTCTTCAAATGGTTACAGGTAATGGAGTCGTCCTGAAAAATGGTGAACTGACGGACCGGAATTATGACGGTTATAACAGTACTTTATATCCCCGTACGGGTATAGGAATGTCTCAGGACCGGAAGACTATTTATTTTATTGTTATAGATAAAAAAGGTAATTCGATAGGAGCAAATACCGAGACTATGTGTCAGATTCTCAAACATGCCGGAGCCTGGAATATTGCGTCTATGGATGGAGGCGGCTCCGCCCAGATGATGATAAAAGGTGCGATAGTGAACAATCCTGCCGACGGTAAGGAGCGTGCCGTAGCCAATGGCTGGATGGTATTCTCGACGGCACCTGAAGATAAAGAACTGAAAAGTCTGGAGTTCGATACATATAATCTTGAAGTTCCGGTATATGCCTCCTTCATACCCCAGATATTAGGTTATAACCAGTATGGTGTACTGGT carries:
- a CDS encoding T9SS type A sorting domain-containing protein, with product GFVTEGNFVSVKGISSGLYILKISTQNDIKITKLLIK
- a CDS encoding phosphodiester glycosidase family protein, with amino-acid sequence MKNNYFKIIIFLLFSAVPFWSNGTILIGGVERQVDTLEYRQIGPGTVYTRMNFPEIPLNVYTLTMDMGNDYNIIETFQGGERAGKTEAMTSAYNRLSSPGHQSLGSVNANFWIVPTQGMDEILGVPHSGCIRNGIMVSDPNEWQRELGNVGFTVMDKDKKAWIENLEFEGRVMIENVGNYNISEINRVRKTDELVFFNEYLGQDVTRTDDNGTEVFIKLADGESWGVNKDVTCVVTRIIKDKGANALEPGECCLSGNGRAKVFLENLSVGNTLKINMDIFTTEGGIRPDILQMVTGNGVVLKNGELTDRNYDGYNSTLYPRTGIGMSQDRKTIYFIVIDKKGNSIGANTETMCQILKHAGAWNIASMDGGGSAQMMIKGAIVNNPADGKERAVANGWMVFSTAPEDKELKSLEFDTYNLEVPVYASFIPQILGYNQYGVLV